One window of the Zea mays cultivar B73 chromosome 3, Zm-B73-REFERENCE-NAM-5.0, whole genome shotgun sequence genome contains the following:
- the LOC103651870 gene encoding heavy metal-associated isoprenylated plant protein 39, with amino-acid sequence MSKKIVIKADLIGEKCKSEILAIVSKNQGIKSMTIDAEKCTLTVVGTVDPVRVVQRLKKKCFEATIVSVEDDKPAKKDPCKEACEKLCKERCDKVTCCKECKERCEKECKEKCEKECKAWLCKRRCCSSSSCRPSSSACGGCSYDQCAAVPSSHPYYSYYNHGSAGGYPPYYGCYEERSHDGACTIQ; translated from the exons ATGTCTAAG AAGATCGTTATCAAAGCCGACCTCATCGGCGaaaaatgcaagagtgagatcctAGCAATTGTTTCCAAGAACCAAG GAATCAAGTCCATGACGATCGACGCCGAGAAGTGCACGCTGACGGTGGTGGGGACCGTGGACCCGGTGCGCGTGGTGCAGCGGCTGAAGAAGAAGTGCTTCGAGGCGACCATCGTGAGCGTGGAGGACGACAAGCCCGCCAAGAAGGACCCCTGCAAGGAGGCGTGCGAGAAGCTGTGCAAGGAGAGGTGCGACAAGGTCACCTGCTGCAAGGAGTGCAAGGAGAGGTGCGAGAAGGAGTGCAAGGAGAAGTGCGAGAAGGAGTGCAAGGCGTGGCTCTGCAAACGCCGCTGCTGCTCCTCCTCCAGCTGCAGGCCCAGCAGCAGCGCGTGCGGCGGCTGCAGCTATGATCAGTGCGCCGCCGTGCCTAGTAGCCACCCTTATTACAGCTACTACAACCACGGAAGCGCCGGCGGGTACCCACCATACTACGGCTGCTACGAAGAGAGGTCGCATGATGGAGCCTGCACCATCCAGTAG